A single region of the Rhizobium binae genome encodes:
- the cpaB gene encoding Flp pilus assembly protein CpaB, translating into MRSSTILSLVIAFVLAAAAVFGMREYLSDQKARLLAMNGMKAEERTLVVAAKPMRFGDRIRSENLKAIPWPSNETPAGSFVSIETVVGNDAQPRYAMAAIDPGEPVLSSKITGTGERATLSAALDQGMKAVSIRVNDVLGVAGFVRPSDRVDVLLTRVVRGPAGNDQTFVDVLLQGVKVLAVDQTADERKDEPSVVKTVTFEVTTDEAQRLTLGSSIGTLSLALRNVASSSVEQTRPITVADLGGGAMATELGKDLEKNKLPEPEKQVQIVEQKVEPVLPVEPKWVTVGVWNTTKREEHRVGLVQ; encoded by the coding sequence ATGCGTTCTTCAACGATTCTCAGTCTCGTCATTGCGTTTGTACTCGCGGCAGCAGCAGTTTTCGGCATGCGCGAGTATCTCTCCGACCAGAAGGCCCGGCTGCTGGCGATGAACGGCATGAAGGCCGAGGAACGGACGCTTGTCGTCGCCGCCAAGCCAATGCGCTTCGGCGACCGGATCCGATCCGAAAATCTGAAAGCCATTCCATGGCCCTCCAATGAAACACCTGCAGGCTCCTTCGTCAGCATCGAGACGGTTGTCGGCAACGATGCCCAGCCGCGCTATGCGATGGCGGCGATCGACCCTGGTGAGCCGGTGCTATCCTCGAAAATCACCGGTACCGGCGAACGCGCCACGCTGTCGGCGGCGCTCGACCAGGGCATGAAAGCGGTTTCTATCCGCGTCAACGACGTGCTCGGTGTTGCCGGTTTCGTACGGCCCTCCGACCGCGTCGACGTGCTTTTGACGCGGGTCGTGCGCGGGCCGGCAGGCAATGATCAGACCTTCGTCGACGTGCTTCTGCAAGGCGTCAAGGTCCTGGCGGTGGACCAGACGGCAGACGAGCGCAAGGACGAACCATCCGTCGTCAAAACCGTCACCTTCGAAGTCACGACCGATGAGGCGCAGCGTCTTACCCTCGGCTCCAGTATCGGCACACTGTCGCTGGCGCTTCGCAATGTTGCCTCTTCCTCTGTCGAGCAAACCCGACCGATCACCGTCGCCGACCTTGGTGGCGGGGCGATGGCGACGGAATTGGGCAAGGATCTGGAAAAGAATAAGTTGCCAGAGCCTGAAAAACAAGTGCAGATTGTGGAACAAAAGGTCGAACCGGTGTTGCCGGTCGAGCCGAAATGGGTGACGGTGGGGGTCTGGAACACGACGAAGCGTGAGGAGCACCGAGTCGGCCTGGTCCAGTGA
- a CDS encoding Flp family type IVb pilin gives MKAFVNSVRAFAREEDGVALTEYLILLALLVGGVITAVTLAGTNLSNVWTAWAGWFTTALAVPA, from the coding sequence ATGAAAGCATTTGTAAACAGCGTACGCGCTTTCGCGCGGGAAGAAGATGGGGTCGCACTCACGGAATACCTTATTCTGCTTGCCTTGCTGGTTGGCGGCGTGATCACGGCGGTGACTCTGGCCGGCACCAATCTGTCAAACGTTTGGACGGCATGGGCGGGATGGTTCACCACCGCGCTCGCCGTCCCAGCCTGA
- a CDS encoding prepilin peptidase — MLEAVVVINSLSVLLFLYAAWTDFRTWKILNTVVLALMTLYALRAVVVLLGSDDVGAALFASSGIGGDVGAGLLMFMLGVVLWAFRLFGAGDAKLFLPIGLFVGWHGMLPFSFLLLVLGIVTLLVLRLPVPLRVAHLGFFVRIDEIRTSRKIPYGVLMVFALLLTLALPVIRQQLQLS; from the coding sequence ATGCTTGAAGCGGTCGTTGTTATTAATTCGCTTTCAGTATTACTTTTTCTCTATGCCGCCTGGACCGATTTCCGTACATGGAAGATTCTCAATACGGTTGTGCTTGCGCTTATGACGCTTTATGCGCTGCGCGCGGTGGTCGTGCTACTTGGGTCCGACGATGTCGGCGCGGCACTTTTTGCTTCGAGCGGAATTGGCGGTGACGTCGGGGCCGGTCTGCTGATGTTCATGCTTGGGGTAGTGCTATGGGCGTTCCGGCTGTTTGGCGCAGGAGACGCCAAGCTTTTCCTGCCGATCGGCCTTTTTGTCGGATGGCACGGAATGCTGCCGTTTTCGTTCTTGCTCCTCGTCCTCGGCATCGTGACGCTGCTGGTCCTGCGGCTGCCGGTCCCGCTGCGCGTCGCACATCTCGGCTTTTTCGTGCGAATCGACGAAATCCGGACGAGCCGGAAAATACCTTACGGCGTCCTCATGGTTTTCGCCCTGCTCCTTACCTTGGCTCTGCCGGTTATCCGACAGCAGCTGCAACTATCGTGA
- a CDS encoding EAL domain-containing protein, which produces MSLSEDERLHLLHQASILDTPPTEEFDAIVRLACSVFDMPMAAVSFVDGHRQWFKAEHGLFLKETPREHSFCSHIVQTELPLVIENAEKDSRFSGNTFVRERSVRFYAGVPLSEGGTCYGSLCVLDTKNRRFGDRDIEQLRSLASVVVGLIREHRQQSLLREQQRELELKQARFEQTERSAKVGGFEMDLDTGTIIWSDQIYRTVGLPVGKRMTSEEVIGCYAPEERESVRRRIRDVLDGSAAGIDREYRIVTPEGQERWVRVVSDIERLSGKPSRLFGIVQDVSEKVLYEQRLLQAANADPLTGLANRAAYNAHMERLTAADAPSIGLLLIDVDRLKQVNDILGHATGDLLLKGVASCVDERLGKRGKVFRLGGDEFSVILDAPASLRRMGSLARHLIEYIGRPLEVGGSMINPAITVGGAISEGKMDAATLSQNADFALYHAKETRRGSYVHYEPSLRSRIARRIQIIREVESALTEHRMVPHYQPIVGCADGRVWAFEALVRMQRSDGSIMSAAQFHEAFTDPSVAHHITTRMLEQVATDIRSWIDRGLEFGRVGLNISASDFMRGDLETRIVAAFASRGIPLDKLVLEVTETVFLQGLEDAVATILQRLRKKGLTVALDDFGTGYASLTHLRSLPVDIIKIDKSFIDTMLVDESSLAIVELVLNLARKLDMKVTAEGVESHRQAMCLLEMGCTTLQGYLFGKPMGREHVCEYLMRKTGATENGDRPQEEPRRLLG; this is translated from the coding sequence ATGTCACTTTCAGAAGATGAGAGATTGCATCTCCTCCACCAGGCCAGCATTCTCGATACGCCGCCGACGGAAGAGTTCGATGCTATCGTGCGGCTGGCTTGCAGTGTGTTCGACATGCCGATGGCGGCGGTGTCGTTTGTCGACGGGCATCGGCAGTGGTTCAAGGCCGAGCACGGCCTCTTTTTGAAAGAGACGCCACGCGAGCATTCCTTCTGCAGCCATATCGTGCAAACAGAGTTGCCGCTCGTCATCGAAAACGCCGAGAAGGATTCTCGCTTTTCCGGAAACACTTTCGTCAGAGAGCGTTCGGTCCGGTTCTATGCGGGCGTGCCGCTTTCGGAAGGGGGGACCTGCTACGGCAGCCTCTGCGTCCTCGACACGAAGAACCGCCGCTTCGGCGATCGGGATATCGAACAGCTTCGCAGTTTGGCAAGCGTCGTCGTCGGCCTCATCCGGGAACATCGTCAGCAAAGCCTGTTGAGAGAGCAGCAACGCGAGCTGGAATTGAAGCAGGCCCGTTTCGAGCAGACCGAACGCTCTGCCAAGGTCGGCGGCTTTGAGATGGATCTCGACACCGGCACGATCATTTGGTCGGACCAGATTTACCGCACGGTCGGACTACCGGTCGGCAAACGCATGACCTCGGAGGAGGTGATCGGCTGCTATGCTCCCGAAGAGCGCGAGAGCGTCAGACGCAGGATACGCGATGTCCTCGATGGTTCTGCGGCCGGCATCGACAGGGAATATCGCATCGTTACGCCAGAGGGGCAGGAGCGCTGGGTTCGCGTGGTCAGCGATATCGAGCGCTTGAGCGGCAAGCCCAGTCGATTGTTCGGCATCGTTCAGGATGTTTCCGAAAAAGTGCTCTACGAGCAACGTCTGCTGCAGGCGGCAAACGCCGATCCCCTCACCGGACTTGCCAACCGGGCCGCCTACAATGCTCATATGGAGCGGCTCACGGCAGCCGACGCTCCTTCCATCGGCTTGCTGCTGATCGACGTCGACCGCCTCAAGCAAGTCAACGATATTCTCGGCCACGCGACAGGTGACCTGCTGTTGAAAGGCGTGGCATCATGCGTGGATGAACGCTTGGGAAAGCGAGGAAAGGTTTTTCGCCTCGGTGGCGATGAGTTCTCCGTTATTCTGGACGCACCCGCAAGCCTGCGCCGCATGGGCTCACTCGCGCGCCACCTGATCGAATATATCGGTCGCCCTCTGGAAGTTGGGGGGTCGATGATAAATCCGGCGATAACCGTGGGTGGCGCGATTTCGGAGGGCAAGATGGATGCCGCAACGCTTTCGCAAAACGCCGACTTCGCCCTCTATCATGCCAAAGAAACGCGGCGCGGCAGCTATGTCCACTACGAGCCCAGCCTGCGTTCGAGGATAGCGCGACGCATTCAGATTATTCGGGAGGTTGAGTCGGCTCTTACTGAACATCGGATGGTGCCGCACTATCAGCCGATCGTCGGTTGTGCCGACGGTCGGGTATGGGCGTTTGAAGCGCTTGTGCGAATGCAGCGTTCGGATGGTTCAATCATGTCGGCGGCGCAATTTCACGAGGCGTTCACAGATCCAAGCGTTGCCCACCACATTACGACCCGCATGCTCGAGCAGGTCGCGACCGACATTCGAAGCTGGATCGACCGCGGGCTGGAATTCGGGCGGGTCGGTCTCAATATAAGCGCCTCTGATTTCATGAGGGGCGACCTGGAAACCCGGATCGTTGCCGCCTTCGCTTCAAGAGGCATTCCGCTGGACAAGCTTGTTCTGGAGGTGACGGAAACGGTCTTCCTGCAGGGACTGGAAGATGCTGTAGCAACAATCCTGCAGCGCTTGCGCAAGAAAGGCCTGACAGTGGCGCTCGATGACTTCGGGACTGGCTATGCATCGCTGACGCACTTGCGAAGCCTGCCGGTCGATATCATCAAGATCGACAAGAGCTTCATCGACACGATGCTCGTGGATGAATCGAGCCTTGCAATCGTTGAGCTGGTGCTCAATCTGGCGCGCAAACTCGATATGAAGGTCACGGCCGAAGGCGTAGAGAGCCATCGGCAAGCGATGTGTCTGCTGGAAATGGGCTGCACCACGCTGCAGGGCTATCTGTTCGGCAAACCCATGGGCCGCGAACATGTCTGCGAATACCTCATGCGGAAAACCGGCGCGACGGAGAACGGCGACCGACCGCAGGAGGAACCGCGTCGTCTCCTCGGATAA
- a CDS encoding mechanosensitive ion channel family protein, with the protein MNITQMTEIAEQWLRTFILNEWTFFQLAIIVAGLGFASLLASRTEPAMEAKARRIKGNPDLLRVIIAPMRRMMWLFLVGWLWLANVVLSKSAWPSQRWLVSTALTLAAAWFVISVLTKIIRNPTLSRAVAIGSWSYIALYAVGLDGPVLSVLDGLAINLGAVRLSLLLVLKAFVLAIALIWLAVLIGNMLSHWVQQSADLSPSIKVLISKFIKIGLIIIAGAIALSATGVDLTALTIFSGAVGVGIGFGLQKVVSNFISGIIILIDKSIKPGDTITLGDTFGSIRDLRSRFVSVITRDGKEYLIPNEDFISQQVVNWSFSSDYVRIDVDFGTSYDSDPHQVVKLAIATASTVPRVANQYKPPVCWMTAFGASSLDFRLRFWISDPANGLTNVRGQVLMALWDAFKKAGVSIPFPHHEIIMKSPIEIKQPD; encoded by the coding sequence ATGAATATCACGCAGATGACCGAGATCGCCGAGCAGTGGCTAAGGACATTCATTCTGAACGAATGGACGTTCTTTCAGCTTGCGATCATCGTGGCGGGCTTGGGTTTTGCGTCCTTACTTGCGTCACGCACAGAGCCTGCGATGGAGGCAAAGGCGCGCCGAATCAAGGGCAATCCAGACCTGCTTCGGGTCATCATCGCTCCTATGCGGCGGATGATGTGGCTTTTCCTTGTGGGTTGGTTGTGGCTCGCCAATGTCGTGCTGAGCAAAAGCGCATGGCCCTCGCAACGCTGGCTTGTGTCAACGGCTCTGACGCTGGCGGCTGCATGGTTCGTCATCTCCGTCCTGACCAAAATTATCCGCAATCCGACGCTGTCACGCGCCGTCGCAATCGGCAGCTGGAGCTATATCGCTCTTTATGCAGTCGGGCTTGACGGCCCGGTTCTATCTGTTCTTGACGGGCTCGCAATTAATTTGGGTGCGGTGAGACTCTCGCTTCTGCTTGTACTCAAAGCCTTCGTGCTGGCGATCGCCCTGATCTGGTTGGCCGTCCTCATTGGCAATATGCTTTCCCACTGGGTTCAGCAGTCGGCCGACCTGTCGCCTTCCATCAAGGTATTGATCAGCAAGTTCATCAAGATCGGCCTGATCATAATCGCTGGCGCTATCGCTTTGTCGGCGACCGGGGTGGACCTGACGGCGCTGACCATTTTCTCAGGCGCAGTCGGCGTCGGAATAGGCTTCGGCCTTCAAAAAGTGGTCTCGAACTTCATATCCGGCATAATCATCTTGATCGACAAGTCGATCAAGCCGGGTGACACGATCACCCTTGGCGACACGTTCGGGTCGATCCGTGACCTGCGCTCGCGGTTTGTTTCCGTCATCACCCGCGATGGCAAGGAGTACCTCATTCCAAATGAAGACTTCATATCGCAGCAGGTCGTCAACTGGTCGTTCTCAAGTGATTATGTACGCATAGACGTGGACTTCGGGACGTCCTACGACAGCGATCCGCATCAGGTGGTTAAGCTCGCCATTGCGACAGCATCGACCGTACCCCGCGTCGCAAACCAATATAAGCCACCCGTCTGCTGGATGACCGCCTTTGGCGCCTCGTCGCTCGACTTTCGGCTTCGCTTCTGGATCTCGGATCCAGCGAACGGGCTGACGAATGTGCGTGGGCAAGTCCTGATGGCGCTGTGGGATGCCTTCAAGAAAGCGGGAGTCTCTATCCCGTTTCCGCATCATGAAATCATCATGAAAAGCCCGATAGAGATCAAACAACCGGACTGA
- the ugpB gene encoding sn-glycerol-3-phosphate ABC transporter substrate-binding protein UgpB, with the protein MNKIAFFLSAGLTSLSLSVPAMAATKIQWWHAMGGENGAKLEQIAKGFNTSQSDYEIVPVFKGTYDETLTGAIAAFRANQQPAIVQVYEVGTGTMMAAQGAVYPVYQLMKDQGESWDQNKFIAPVVGYYSDTSGNVLSLPFNSSTPILYYNKDVFKKAGLDPETPPKTWADVESYSRTIIKSGAAKCGFTSAWISWIQTENLNALHDKPYSTKANGFGGLDAEFTFNNDLTVRHWGNLKKWQDEGLFKFGGPVGGDNAPPMFYSQECAMYMNSSAGRAGVINNAKAFKVGFAPLPYYDDVIKQPLNSIIGGATLWTLKGRPEEEYKGVAKFFTYLQKPEVQADWHQFSGYLPITEDAYKLSQEQGYYEKNPGADVGIKQLTRVTPTENSKGIRFGNYVQVRGIIDDEFAALLGGKKTAKEALDSVVARGNEQLRDFESAN; encoded by the coding sequence ATGAACAAGATCGCTTTTTTCCTGTCCGCAGGATTGACCAGCCTGTCCTTGTCCGTTCCGGCGATGGCCGCCACGAAGATCCAGTGGTGGCACGCGATGGGCGGCGAGAACGGCGCGAAGCTGGAGCAAATCGCCAAGGGCTTCAACACATCTCAATCCGATTATGAAATCGTGCCGGTCTTCAAGGGCACCTACGACGAAACGCTGACGGGCGCCATCGCTGCCTTCCGCGCCAACCAGCAGCCTGCGATCGTGCAGGTCTACGAAGTCGGCACCGGAACCATGATGGCAGCGCAGGGAGCCGTCTACCCAGTGTACCAACTGATGAAGGATCAAGGCGAGTCCTGGGATCAGAACAAGTTCATTGCGCCCGTCGTCGGTTATTATTCGGACACCAGCGGCAATGTCTTGTCCTTGCCGTTCAACTCCTCAACGCCGATCCTCTATTACAACAAGGACGTGTTCAAGAAAGCTGGCCTCGATCCGGAGACCCCGCCCAAAACCTGGGCGGATGTGGAGTCCTATTCGCGTACGATCATCAAGTCGGGGGCTGCCAAGTGCGGGTTCACCAGCGCCTGGATCTCCTGGATTCAGACCGAAAATCTCAATGCCCTGCATGACAAGCCTTACTCCACCAAGGCGAACGGTTTCGGTGGGCTGGATGCGGAATTCACCTTCAACAACGATCTGACGGTCCGTCACTGGGGTAACCTGAAGAAGTGGCAGGATGAAGGGCTCTTCAAGTTCGGCGGACCTGTCGGCGGCGATAATGCGCCTCCGATGTTCTATTCGCAGGAATGCGCAATGTATATGAACTCGTCGGCCGGGCGGGCGGGTGTCATCAACAATGCGAAGGCCTTCAAGGTCGGCTTTGCGCCGCTTCCCTATTATGACGACGTCATCAAGCAGCCGCTCAACTCGATCATCGGCGGCGCCACACTCTGGACGCTGAAGGGGCGCCCGGAAGAAGAATATAAGGGTGTGGCAAAGTTCTTCACCTACCTGCAGAAGCCGGAAGTCCAGGCCGACTGGCATCAGTTCTCAGGTTATCTGCCGATCACTGAGGATGCTTACAAGCTTAGCCAGGAACAGGGATATTATGAGAAGAATCCTGGCGCGGACGTTGGCATCAAGCAGTTGACGCGGGTCACGCCGACCGAAAATTCCAAGGGCATCCGGTTCGGCAATTACGTCCAGGTCCGCGGCATCATCGATGATGAATTCGCGGCACTGCTCGGCGGCAAGAAGACGGCGAAGGAAGCGCTTGATTCCGTTGTCGCGCGCGGCAACGAACAGCTTCGCGATTTTGAGTCTGCCAATTAA
- the ugpA gene encoding sn-glycerol-3-phosphate ABC transporter permease UgpA, protein MQTKRTVFPNKVLPYLLIAPQLLITVVFFLWPAATAFWQSFLRQDAFGFKTNFVWFQNYRRLFADPLYMDAFGHTLVFAVAVTVLSTMIALILAAAAMRVLRTSRLYSTLLIWPYAVAPAIAGILWWFMFNPSIGIVAYMLRSMGISWNHLINPDNAMILIVIAATWKQISYNFLFFLAALQSVPRSLQEAGAIDGAGPVKRFWTIVFPLISPTTFYLVVINIVYAMFDTFGIVHATTQGGPARATEILVYKVYFDGFIGLNLGSSAAQSVILMVIVIALTAVQFRFIERRVQY, encoded by the coding sequence ATGCAAACCAAACGGACCGTCTTTCCCAACAAGGTATTGCCTTATCTGCTTATTGCTCCCCAGCTTCTGATAACCGTCGTCTTCTTTCTCTGGCCAGCCGCTACCGCCTTCTGGCAGTCGTTCCTTCGCCAGGACGCCTTCGGTTTCAAAACGAACTTCGTCTGGTTCCAGAATTATCGCCGGCTTTTCGCCGATCCGCTCTATATGGACGCCTTTGGCCACACCCTGGTCTTTGCTGTCGCGGTGACGGTCCTGTCGACGATGATTGCGCTCATTCTCGCCGCCGCGGCCATGCGTGTGCTACGGACGTCTCGGCTGTACTCGACCTTGCTGATCTGGCCTTACGCCGTTGCGCCCGCGATCGCCGGCATCCTCTGGTGGTTCATGTTCAATCCGTCGATCGGCATCGTCGCCTATATGCTACGCAGCATGGGGATCAGCTGGAACCATCTGATCAACCCCGACAATGCGATGATCCTGATCGTGATCGCCGCCACCTGGAAACAGATTTCCTATAATTTTCTGTTCTTCCTGGCAGCGCTGCAATCCGTGCCGCGCTCGCTTCAGGAAGCCGGCGCCATCGATGGCGCCGGGCCGGTAAAGCGTTTCTGGACGATCGTCTTTCCGCTGATCTCGCCGACGACTTTCTACCTGGTCGTCATCAACATCGTTTACGCGATGTTCGATACCTTCGGCATCGTTCATGCGACGACGCAGGGCGGACCGGCGCGCGCCACGGAAATTCTCGTCTACAAGGTTTATTTCGACGGCTTCATCGGCCTCAACCTGGGCTCCTCGGCGGCGCAGTCGGTCATCCTCATGGTGATCGTCATTGCTCTGACCGCAGTCCAGTTCCGCTTCATCGAACGCCGCGTGCAATATTGA
- the ugpE gene encoding sn-glycerol-3-phosphate ABC transporter permease UgpE → MVENRPILNVLAHLVLILGVTIVVFPVYIAFIASSHGPNDFLSGVVPLVPGPHLIENYSTMLSSGMTSSGAPPIGPMMLNSLIMAVGVAVGKIAISILSAFAIVYFRFPFRTLAFWMIFITLMLPVEVRIVPTYKVVADLGMLNNYGGLIIPLIASATATFLFRQFFLTVPDELMEAARVDGAGPMKFFRDILLPLSVTNIAALFIILFVLGWNQYLWPLIVTTDQSLYTVVMGIQRMAAVADAEPRWNLVMAAVILAALPPVLVIVAMQRLFVKGLVETEK, encoded by the coding sequence GTGGTTGAAAACCGTCCTATCCTGAATGTCCTGGCCCACCTCGTCCTGATCCTCGGCGTCACGATCGTGGTCTTCCCGGTCTATATCGCCTTCATCGCATCGAGCCACGGTCCGAACGACTTCCTGTCCGGCGTTGTGCCGCTCGTGCCGGGACCGCACCTGATCGAAAACTATTCGACCATGCTGTCGTCGGGAATGACAAGTTCCGGCGCGCCGCCGATCGGGCCGATGATGCTCAATTCGCTGATCATGGCGGTCGGCGTCGCGGTCGGCAAGATTGCCATTTCCATTCTCTCCGCCTTTGCCATCGTCTATTTCCGGTTCCCCTTTCGCACGCTCGCCTTCTGGATGATCTTCATCACCCTGATGCTGCCGGTCGAGGTGCGCATCGTACCGACCTACAAGGTGGTCGCCGACCTCGGAATGCTGAACAATTATGGCGGGCTCATCATTCCACTGATCGCTTCGGCCACCGCCACCTTCCTGTTTCGCCAGTTCTTCCTCACCGTCCCCGACGAACTGATGGAGGCGGCGCGCGTCGACGGCGCGGGGCCCATGAAATTCTTCCGCGATATCCTGCTGCCGCTCTCGGTCACCAATATCGCGGCGCTGTTCATCATCCTCTTCGTGCTTGGCTGGAACCAGTATCTCTGGCCCCTGATCGTCACCACGGACCAGAGCCTTTACACGGTCGTGATGGGGATCCAGCGCATGGCGGCCGTCGCGGACGCCGAGCCGAGATGGAATCTCGTCATGGCGGCGGTCATCCTCGCCGCCTTGCCGCCTGTCCTCGTCATCGTCGCCATGCAACGCCTTTTCGTCAAAGGCCTGGTCGAAACGGAGAAATGA
- a CDS encoding sn-glycerol-3-phosphate import ATP-binding protein UgpC, with amino-acid sequence MATINIIDVKKNYGSVPAVKGVNLAVADGEFIVLVGPSGCGKSTLLRMVAGLESISDGQVEIAGRNVNKAEPAERDIAMVFQNYALYPHMTVRGNLEYGLKNRGTGRAEIDRRVKEAADILEIGPLLDRKPRELSGGQRQRVAMGRAIVREPAAFLFDEPLSNLDAKLRVQMRVEIRRLQRRLKTTSIYVTHDQLEAMTLADRLVVMNGGLVEQVGTPVEVYDRPASLFVAGFIGSPPMNLVPIEIFHASGGTLALPEGTDVVGLRPDALLVEKPVGPSIRLNAIVELLEPIGGESHLHVRLGEGQQTIVLTVQGRPDFAESARIDVFARIDQMHPFNSRTGRRTD; translated from the coding sequence ATGGCCACGATCAATATTATCGACGTCAAGAAAAACTATGGTTCCGTTCCCGCCGTCAAAGGTGTCAATCTGGCTGTTGCAGACGGCGAGTTCATCGTGCTCGTCGGCCCTTCCGGCTGCGGCAAATCAACTTTGCTTCGCATGGTTGCCGGATTGGAATCGATCAGTGACGGGCAAGTCGAAATTGCCGGCCGCAACGTCAACAAGGCGGAGCCGGCAGAGCGAGACATCGCCATGGTCTTTCAGAACTACGCGCTTTATCCGCATATGACGGTGCGCGGAAATCTGGAATATGGGCTGAAAAACCGTGGCACGGGACGCGCGGAAATTGATCGCCGCGTCAAGGAGGCGGCCGACATCCTCGAGATCGGGCCGCTGCTCGATCGCAAGCCACGCGAATTGTCGGGAGGTCAACGCCAGCGCGTCGCGATGGGCCGTGCCATCGTCCGCGAACCGGCGGCGTTTCTTTTCGACGAGCCCCTGTCCAATCTCGATGCCAAACTGCGCGTGCAGATGCGCGTCGAAATACGCCGGCTGCAGCGCCGCCTGAAGACCACCAGCATCTATGTGACGCATGATCAGCTCGAAGCGATGACGCTCGCTGACAGGCTCGTCGTCATGAATGGCGGGCTGGTCGAACAAGTGGGCACGCCGGTGGAGGTCTACGACCGCCCGGCGAGCCTGTTCGTTGCCGGCTTCATCGGCTCGCCGCCGATGAATCTGGTGCCGATCGAGATATTCCATGCGTCAGGGGGCACCCTCGCTTTGCCAGAGGGAACGGATGTGGTCGGGCTTCGGCCGGATGCATTGCTGGTCGAAAAGCCTGTGGGGCCTTCCATTCGCCTGAATGCGATCGTCGAGTTGCTCGAGCCGATCGGCGGAGAAAGCCACCTGCATGTCAGGTTGGGCGAGGGCCAGCAGACGATCGTGCTGACCGTTCAGGGGCGGCCGGACTTTGCCGAGTCCGCCAGGATCGATGTCTTTGCCCGCATCGATCAGATGCACCCTTTCAACAGCAGGACCGGAAGGCGCACGGACTGA
- a CDS encoding glycerophosphoryl diester phosphodiesterase encodes MAKLEHRSGPDRSEVQAHRGASAVAPENTIAAFRAAAEQGAEWVELDVALLGDGTAVVIHDVSVDRCSSSQGNLGDLSATDLDKIDAGGWFDPRFKGEPLPTLAAVVTTLGELGLNANVEIKQHPHHKSLDQLVRTVDEHLRARAPRTKIMISSFDAAALKRMHEINPSYELAMLWSKVPDDWKEVLQSIPATTVHLGYKSLSIGFLEEAVRHGIKVRAWTSNDPRELASFWHAGLTGVITDDPSLYLS; translated from the coding sequence ATGGCAAAGTTAGAGCATCGGTCTGGACCTGATCGCAGTGAGGTTCAGGCGCATCGGGGCGCATCGGCCGTCGCCCCGGAAAACACGATTGCCGCTTTTCGGGCGGCGGCTGAACAGGGGGCCGAATGGGTTGAGCTCGACGTCGCGCTTTTAGGCGACGGCACGGCGGTCGTCATTCACGACGTGTCGGTCGATCGTTGCTCCTCTTCGCAGGGCAACCTCGGCGACCTCAGCGCAACCGATCTCGATAAGATCGACGCGGGGGGATGGTTTGATCCCCGCTTCAAGGGCGAACCCCTGCCCACCCTTGCCGCGGTGGTAACCACCTTGGGAGAACTGGGACTCAATGCCAATGTCGAGATCAAGCAGCACCCGCATCACAAATCGCTCGATCAGCTGGTGAGAACGGTTGATGAGCATCTTCGGGCACGTGCGCCGCGCACCAAGATCATGATATCGAGCTTCGATGCTGCAGCGCTCAAGCGCATGCACGAAATCAACCCAAGCTATGAGCTCGCCATGCTGTGGAGCAAAGTGCCGGATGATTGGAAAGAGGTGCTCCAATCGATTCCCGCGACGACGGTCCATCTTGGCTACAAGTCTCTCAGCATCGGCTTTCTCGAAGAAGCGGTGCGTCACGGCATCAAGGTTCGCGCCTGGACTTCCAACGATCCTAGAGAACTCGCATCCTTCTGGCATGCCGGCTTGACCGGTGTGATAACAGACGACCCGAGCCTTTATCTCTCGTAG